The Pirellulimonas nuda genome includes a region encoding these proteins:
- a CDS encoding tetratricopeptide repeat protein, producing the protein MDGQTLEAFLALPVHPRETWQGGVARLADWLDAPPEEAPGQMGLIVWQSVPSGLVHAKPILPDADGGLEEFFETMLELSDVYKPPCRPARIECNDPSLAEELSRRLDGSGTAVRCLATMGEWNAVVREMADHLRSSLPPSPPSLPSLREAGCSDEQVREFAASAAEFYRAAPWRLLDDTDLIQIETPKPPRLMKQAVVLGAAAQSYGLGLYRDEEDHYALMAQRTDPRRMSLFSMLYESPADVASADPALWQELGLTPETGEAFPDAVFFAPDGMRRPTPREVDCLTIVLRGIAQTSEEELDAGRWTKWVRVSGKRRKCVLSIPNLLNPPDRAEWLRRGKTPDRRSHEIHFRQVQEFIESVGQGMDVDALNAAIHAQFSGRRPDDYVLPRNTPAERAEALYQDALGSFGRRRVLLAREAFAEDPSHVEAGILIAESTWGVEERIERFRLAKQAAADALGGAMQELAGRFWGFHETRPYMRSCQGLAEAFADAGRPDEAIAQHREMLRLNPDDNQGVRYAVVPLLLGLGRDAEASEVLDQYPEESALWLHSRALVEFRRSGGSARASKAIRAAFKSNAHLKQLLELEQPPLFPDSYAPGSPEEAAVCIEQLRGVWEDTRGFPEWMAKEYYAWERDRADLKRGQKRRVKKKAQRTWRLKE; encoded by the coding sequence ATGGACGGTCAAACGCTCGAGGCGTTCCTCGCGCTCCCGGTGCACCCCCGCGAAACCTGGCAGGGGGGCGTCGCTCGTCTGGCGGACTGGTTGGACGCCCCCCCCGAGGAGGCGCCCGGCCAGATGGGGCTGATCGTGTGGCAGAGCGTGCCGAGCGGGCTGGTGCACGCCAAGCCGATCCTGCCCGACGCCGACGGCGGCTTGGAAGAGTTCTTTGAGACGATGCTGGAACTCTCCGACGTGTACAAGCCCCCCTGCCGGCCGGCGCGGATCGAGTGCAACGACCCGTCGCTCGCGGAAGAACTAAGTCGGCGCTTAGACGGGTCGGGGACCGCCGTGCGCTGCCTCGCCACGATGGGGGAGTGGAACGCGGTCGTCCGGGAGATGGCCGATCACCTGCGGTCGTCCCTCCCCCCGTCGCCGCCGTCGTTGCCGTCGCTCAGGGAGGCGGGATGCAGCGACGAGCAGGTCCGCGAGTTCGCCGCCTCGGCGGCCGAGTTCTACCGGGCCGCGCCGTGGCGCCTGCTAGACGACACCGACCTGATCCAGATCGAGACCCCCAAGCCGCCGCGGCTGATGAAACAGGCCGTGGTGCTGGGCGCCGCGGCGCAGAGCTACGGCCTGGGCCTCTACCGGGATGAGGAGGACCACTACGCGTTGATGGCGCAGCGGACCGACCCGCGGCGGATGAGCCTGTTCAGCATGCTCTACGAGAGCCCGGCCGACGTGGCGTCCGCGGACCCCGCGCTGTGGCAAGAGCTGGGACTCACGCCGGAGACGGGCGAGGCGTTTCCCGACGCCGTCTTCTTCGCGCCGGACGGGATGCGCCGGCCGACGCCTCGTGAGGTCGACTGCTTGACGATCGTGCTCCGGGGGATCGCCCAGACGTCCGAAGAAGAGCTGGACGCCGGCCGTTGGACGAAGTGGGTGCGTGTCTCCGGCAAACGCCGGAAGTGCGTGCTCTCGATCCCCAACCTGCTCAACCCTCCCGACCGCGCCGAATGGCTGCGGCGCGGCAAGACCCCCGACCGGCGCAGCCACGAGATCCACTTCCGGCAGGTGCAAGAGTTCATCGAATCGGTCGGTCAAGGGATGGACGTCGACGCGTTGAACGCCGCGATCCATGCGCAGTTCAGTGGCCGCAGACCGGACGACTACGTGCTGCCCCGCAACACGCCCGCGGAGCGCGCAGAGGCCCTCTACCAAGACGCCCTGGGGAGCTTTGGCAGGCGGCGCGTGCTGTTGGCCCGCGAGGCGTTTGCCGAAGACCCGAGCCACGTCGAGGCCGGCATCCTCATCGCCGAGTCGACGTGGGGGGTCGAGGAGCGGATCGAGCGGTTCCGGCTGGCCAAACAGGCCGCGGCCGATGCGCTGGGCGGCGCCATGCAGGAGCTGGCGGGCCGGTTCTGGGGCTTCCACGAGACGCGGCCCTACATGCGGTCCTGCCAGGGCCTGGCCGAGGCCTTCGCGGACGCGGGGCGGCCGGACGAAGCCATCGCCCAGCACCGCGAGATGCTCCGGCTCAACCCCGACGACAACCAGGGCGTGCGCTACGCGGTTGTCCCGCTCCTGCTCGGACTGGGGCGGGACGCCGAGGCCTCCGAGGTGCTCGACCAGTACCCCGAAGAATCGGCCCTGTGGTTGCACTCGCGGGCGCTGGTTGAGTTCCGCCGCAGCGGAGGGTCCGCGCGGGCGAGCAAGGCGATCCGGGCGGCGTTCAAGAGCAACGCGCACCTCAAGCAGTTGCTGGAGTTGGAGCAACCGCCGCTCTTTCCAGATTCATACGCCCCCGGCAGCCCCGAAGAGGCGGCCGTCTGCATCGAGCAGCTGCGGGGCGTTTGGGAGGATACCCGGGGGTTCCCGGAATGGATGGCCAAGGAGTATTACGCGTGGGAACGTGACCGGGCCGATCTCAAACGCGGGCAGAAGCGCCGCGTCAAGAAGAAGGCCCAGCGCACGTGGCGGCTGAAGGAATAG
- a CDS encoding outer membrane protein assembly factor BamB family protein — MHQHPIVASCRWLSLVTLLAAWVAPGMAEPLRENAAEPQAPDLATRKFGHDWPTFLGPHGDGKSKETGLDFDWPDAGPSIAWQAPLGVGYGGPSISRGRLFHFDRHGDHDRLTCRVAETGELLWSAAYPTGYADLLEYNNGPRCSPVVDGDRVYTFSSEGFLRCARVTDGDLMWQIDTAKQFNVVKNFFGVGSTPLVFGDYLIVNVGGGPPGGPSDVYAARGEERASGSGVVAFDKLRGTVAWKCADELASYASPVAAEIDGRPWCFVFARGGLVALNPLTGQIDFQYPWRAQMLESVNASSPVVVGDEVFISETYGPGSSLLRVRPGAFDVVWKDDPRTRRKSMQLHWNTAIQHDGYLYGSSGRHSNGAELRCIEWSTGNVRWNAGLLGRCSLLYADGHLINLSELGTLQVLKANPERYELMQSVLLQDADGEELLKPPAWTAPVLARGMLYVRGEDRLVCIDLAKQRAQSP; from the coding sequence ATGCATCAGCATCCAATCGTCGCGTCTTGCCGCTGGCTGTCTCTCGTGACGCTGTTGGCTGCGTGGGTGGCGCCGGGCATGGCGGAGCCGCTGAGGGAGAACGCTGCGGAGCCGCAGGCGCCCGACCTTGCGACCCGTAAGTTTGGGCACGACTGGCCGACATTTCTTGGGCCCCACGGTGACGGGAAGTCGAAGGAGACGGGCCTCGACTTTGACTGGCCGGACGCAGGGCCGTCGATTGCGTGGCAGGCGCCGCTAGGGGTGGGTTACGGCGGGCCATCGATTAGCCGTGGGCGGTTGTTTCACTTCGACCGCCACGGCGACCATGACCGGCTCACCTGCCGGGTGGCCGAAACGGGCGAGTTGCTGTGGAGCGCCGCGTACCCGACGGGCTACGCGGACTTGCTCGAGTACAACAACGGCCCGCGGTGCTCACCGGTCGTGGACGGGGACCGGGTCTATACGTTCAGTTCAGAAGGGTTCCTGCGATGCGCGCGCGTGACCGACGGCGATCTGATGTGGCAGATAGACACGGCCAAGCAGTTCAATGTCGTCAAGAACTTCTTCGGCGTCGGCAGCACTCCGTTGGTGTTTGGCGACTACCTGATCGTAAACGTAGGCGGCGGCCCCCCGGGCGGACCATCGGATGTTTACGCAGCGAGGGGCGAGGAACGCGCCAGCGGCTCTGGGGTCGTGGCGTTTGACAAGCTGCGGGGCACGGTTGCCTGGAAGTGCGCGGACGAGCTGGCCAGCTACGCGAGCCCCGTCGCCGCCGAAATCGACGGCCGGCCTTGGTGTTTCGTGTTCGCCCGCGGCGGCTTGGTGGCGCTGAATCCGCTGACAGGCCAGATCGACTTCCAGTACCCGTGGCGGGCGCAGATGTTGGAGAGCGTGAACGCCTCGTCGCCGGTCGTCGTTGGCGACGAGGTGTTTATCTCGGAGACCTATGGCCCCGGCAGTTCGCTGCTGCGGGTGCGGCCGGGGGCCTTCGATGTCGTTTGGAAAGACGATCCGCGGACGCGCCGCAAGTCGATGCAACTGCATTGGAATACCGCCATCCAGCACGACGGGTACCTCTACGGGAGCAGCGGCCGACACAGCAACGGGGCGGAACTCCGCTGTATTGAGTGGTCGACCGGCAATGTCCGGTGGAACGCGGGATTGTTGGGGCGGTGTTCTCTGCTGTACGCCGACGGCCACCTGATCAACCTTTCGGAGCTAGGCACGCTGCAGGTGCTGAAGGCCAATCCGGAGCGGTACGAATTGATGCAGTCCGTGTTGCTGCAAGACGCCGACGGCGAGGAGCTGCTCAAGCCCCCCGCCTGGACCGCGCCGGTCTTGGCCCGCGGGATGCTCTACGTGCGCGGCGAGGACCGCTTGGTTTGCATCGATCTGGCGAAGCAGCGGGCCCAGTCGCCCTAG
- a CDS encoding PSD1 and planctomycete cytochrome C domain-containing protein, with translation MRHSPTISQEQAVPAAGHAANAVHPVAAALRRSPASRIAGALPLVVLLVGMASAGTCRAADPDPSAGGVNFGVDILPLLSDRCFLCHGPDEAGREADLRLDAAQHALADRGGYRAIAPGDAGASEVIKRVTAAEDDDLRMPPRGSGKDPLTAEQVQLIRRWINSGANWQKHWSFERVERPATPDASPDDWGQNPIDRFVLAGLAADGLRPAPEAPRAALLRRASLALTGLPPTTEALDRYLADAGPDAYELAVDRLLASPHYGERMAYTWLELARYADSDGYQQDENRDNWPWRDWVVDAYNRNMPFDRFTIEQFAGDLLPEATPEQVIATCFHRNHLTNGEGGRDREESRVDYVLDRVNTMGTAWLGLTLGCCQCHTHKYDPITQHEYYALTAFFNSIDENGHAGKQAAPYFALKLPDDSPYRQNRLRPLLDAVNGAGKEIRRAEQEAAEQFQDWLAQTSAAVNQSDSSPVQWRPLHAAELTATEPKLSLTQEQDQAIFVGHEDNPDKVNFYVAAEAPLPSVTALRIEALPHPSHTAGGLARSNSGNFVLTGVEMRLRRPGKKDSLPLKIASAEADFEQDGYGAAATIDDRTETGWAVWSGDIGRPRTLLLRLEQPAELPEGTLLVVRLKHESGNAKHYLGRFRLAATDAPTPSLDILRNKPLVYLRGEGAAERLSKPRRDELFAHFLDHHGRVGIARGRQTVARLKLEEARKDASVNVMVLRERKEPRTTWVLERGVWNQHGDVVSADIPEALGALPEQAPRDRLALAHWLVSRDNPLTARVAVNRYWQNLLGAGLVRTPEDFGLQGERPTHPELLDWLAAEFMESGWDVKHMQRLIVTSRTFRQSSRLRPELMDRDPANRLLARGPRHRLASALLRDQALAVSGLLAEQAGGEPVYPYQPDGVWYDASQGKFQYVTGEGDDLYRRSLYGFWRRNAPPPAMFDAADRRTCIASVVRTNSPMHALNLLNDPTYVEAARALAQQALAHGGPAPADQIDWAFARVLARGPDPFEADVLQRRHEAYLHRFQAEPAKAQQLIAIGRSPVDDAADPVRLAALTATMNVLLNLDETLNLE, from the coding sequence ATGCGTCACAGCCCCACCATCTCTCAAGAGCAGGCCGTCCCGGCGGCCGGCCACGCCGCAAACGCAGTGCATCCCGTAGCAGCGGCGCTGCGTAGATCGCCCGCCTCCCGCATCGCGGGCGCCCTGCCACTGGTCGTGCTCCTTGTAGGGATGGCGTCTGCGGGGACGTGCCGCGCGGCCGACCCGGACCCGTCGGCTGGCGGCGTAAACTTCGGCGTCGACATTCTCCCGTTGCTCTCGGACCGCTGCTTCTTGTGCCATGGGCCAGACGAAGCGGGACGCGAGGCGGACCTTCGGCTCGACGCCGCCCAGCACGCCCTCGCGGACCGAGGGGGTTACCGAGCCATCGCGCCGGGCGACGCCGGCGCGTCGGAGGTGATCAAACGCGTGACGGCCGCCGAGGACGACGACCTGCGGATGCCCCCGCGTGGTTCGGGCAAGGACCCGCTGACCGCGGAGCAGGTGCAACTGATACGTCGCTGGATCAACTCCGGCGCCAACTGGCAGAAGCACTGGTCCTTCGAGCGGGTCGAGCGGCCCGCGACTCCCGACGCGTCGCCCGATGATTGGGGCCAGAACCCGATCGACCGCTTCGTCCTCGCCGGCTTGGCGGCCGACGGGCTGCGGCCCGCACCCGAGGCGCCCAGAGCGGCACTGCTCCGCCGAGCGTCGCTGGCGTTGACAGGCCTGCCGCCGACGACAGAAGCGCTCGACCGCTACCTCGCCGACGCAGGCCCCGACGCGTACGAGCTCGCTGTCGACCGCCTGCTCGCTTCGCCCCACTACGGCGAGCGCATGGCCTACACCTGGCTCGAGCTGGCCCGCTACGCCGATTCGGACGGCTACCAGCAGGACGAGAACCGCGACAACTGGCCGTGGCGCGACTGGGTGGTCGACGCCTACAACCGCAACATGCCGTTCGATCGGTTCACGATCGAGCAGTTCGCGGGCGACCTGCTGCCCGAAGCGACTCCGGAGCAAGTGATCGCTACCTGCTTCCACCGCAACCACCTGACCAACGGCGAAGGGGGGCGCGATCGAGAAGAATCCCGCGTCGATTACGTCTTGGACCGGGTCAACACGATGGGGACGGCGTGGCTGGGGCTGACACTGGGTTGCTGCCAGTGTCACACGCACAAGTACGACCCCATCACGCAGCACGAGTACTACGCCCTCACCGCGTTCTTCAACTCGATCGACGAGAACGGCCACGCCGGCAAGCAGGCGGCCCCGTACTTCGCCCTCAAGCTCCCCGACGACTCGCCGTACCGCCAGAATCGTTTGCGGCCGCTGCTCGACGCGGTCAACGGAGCTGGGAAGGAGATCCGCCGAGCGGAGCAAGAGGCCGCCGAGCAGTTCCAGGACTGGCTCGCGCAGACATCGGCGGCGGTCAACCAGAGCGACAGCTCGCCGGTCCAGTGGCGTCCGCTGCACGCGGCCGAGCTTACCGCCACCGAACCGAAGCTCTCGTTGACGCAAGAGCAGGATCAAGCGATCTTCGTCGGCCACGAGGACAACCCAGACAAGGTCAACTTCTACGTCGCCGCCGAGGCGCCGCTGCCGTCGGTCACGGCGCTGCGTATCGAAGCGCTGCCGCACCCCTCGCACACGGCCGGGGGGCTGGCGCGATCGAACAGCGGCAACTTTGTGCTCACCGGCGTCGAGATGCGGCTGCGGCGCCCCGGCAAGAAGGACTCGTTGCCGCTGAAGATCGCCTCGGCGGAAGCAGACTTCGAGCAAGACGGCTACGGCGCCGCAGCGACCATCGACGACCGCACCGAGACCGGGTGGGCCGTGTGGAGCGGCGACATCGGACGCCCGCGCACGCTGCTGTTGCGTCTGGAGCAGCCCGCAGAGCTGCCCGAAGGGACGCTCCTGGTGGTGAGGCTGAAGCACGAATCGGGGAACGCGAAGCACTACCTCGGCCGCTTTCGGCTGGCGGCGACCGACGCCCCCACCCCCTCGCTCGACATCCTCCGCAACAAACCGCTGGTATACCTCCGCGGCGAAGGCGCCGCAGAGCGTCTCTCCAAGCCGCGGCGTGACGAACTCTTCGCCCACTTCCTCGACCACCACGGAAGGGTCGGCATCGCGAGGGGCAGGCAGACCGTCGCCCGGCTGAAGCTGGAAGAGGCCCGCAAGGACGCCTCGGTCAACGTGATGGTGCTGCGTGAACGCAAAGAGCCCCGCACCACTTGGGTGCTGGAACGCGGGGTGTGGAACCAGCACGGCGACGTGGTTTCGGCAGACATCCCGGAGGCGCTCGGCGCCCTGCCGGAGCAGGCCCCGCGCGATCGGCTGGCGCTCGCCCACTGGCTGGTCAGCCGCGACAACCCGCTCACCGCGCGCGTCGCGGTCAATCGCTACTGGCAGAACCTGCTCGGCGCGGGGCTGGTGCGCACGCCGGAAGACTTCGGCCTCCAGGGGGAACGCCCCACCCACCCCGAGCTGCTCGATTGGCTCGCCGCGGAGTTCATGGAATCGGGATGGGACGTCAAACACATGCAGCGGCTGATCGTCACCAGCCGCACGTTCCGCCAGTCGTCGCGGCTGCGTCCGGAGCTGATGGATCGCGACCCCGCCAACCGGCTGCTGGCGCGCGGCCCGCGCCACCGGCTGGCCTCCGCGTTGCTGCGCGACCAGGCGCTGGCGGTATCGGGCCTGCTCGCCGAGCAGGCGGGGGGAGAGCCCGTCTACCCGTACCAGCCGGATGGGGTTTGGTACGACGCGAGTCAAGGCAAGTTCCAGTACGTGACCGGCGAAGGAGACGACCTCTACCGCCGCAGCCTGTACGGCTTCTGGCGGCGCAACGCCCCCCCGCCCGCGATGTTCGACGCCGCCGACCGCCGGACCTGCATCGCGAGCGTCGTCCGCACCAACTCCCCCATGCACGCGCTCAACCTGCTGAACGACCCCACCTACGTCGAGGCCGCCCGCGCGCTCGCCCAGCAGGCGCTCGCCCACGGCGGCCCCGCACCGGCCGACCAGATCGACTGGGCGTTCGCCCGCGTGTTGGCCCGCGGCCCCGACCCCTTCGAAGCAGACGTGTTGCAGCGCCGGCATGAGGCCTACCTCCACCGGTTCCAGGCAGAGCCCGCCAAGGCCCAACAGCTCATCGCCATCGGCCGGTCCCCGGTCGATGACGCGGCAGACCCGGTGCGGCTGGCGGCCCTGACCGCGACGATGAACGTGCTGCTCAACCTCGACGAGACGCTGAACCTGGAATAA
- a CDS encoding DUF1501 domain-containing protein has product MTFPSHNPNDPLAIHRRQVLQWGGYGLGAMALQSLLSKEAGGAPLGSTGGLHYRATTKRVIFLTQSGAPSQIELFDPKPQLVARSGQELPGSVSMGQRLTTMTAGQSRMAVMPAVTTFKPYGESGIELGDWIPHIAGIADDICVVRSMQTDFINHAPALTFMLTGSQLPGRPSLGAWSSFGLGTLNANLPEFAVLVSKTGNSGDQPLYDYYWGAGFLPSRHQAAKLRGGAEPVLYLKNPAGIDRQTRRLQLDALAELNQHKHDAWSDPEITTRIAQYEMAYKMQRSVPELADLSQEPQSTFDLYGEEAKEPGTYAFNCLMARRMVERDVRFVQVFLGDWDHHVKMRTRSPARAATSDRPSAALVRDLKQRGMLDDTLVVWAGEFGRGVTAQTKSSDPLSDPNVGRDHHPRCFSLWMAGGGLKRGHVHGATDDYCYNVVENPVHIHDLQATILRLMGVDHERLTYRFMGRDFRLTDVHGRVVHDIIA; this is encoded by the coding sequence ATGACCTTCCCCAGCCACAACCCGAACGACCCGCTGGCGATCCATCGGCGCCAGGTCTTGCAGTGGGGCGGCTACGGGCTGGGCGCCATGGCGCTTCAGTCCCTGCTGTCGAAGGAGGCCGGCGGCGCCCCGCTCGGCTCGACCGGCGGCCTGCACTACCGGGCCACGACCAAGAGGGTCATCTTCTTGACGCAGTCGGGCGCGCCGTCGCAGATCGAGCTGTTCGACCCCAAGCCGCAACTGGTCGCCCGCTCCGGTCAGGAACTCCCCGGCTCGGTCAGCATGGGCCAGCGGCTCACGACGATGACCGCCGGCCAGTCGCGGATGGCGGTCATGCCCGCCGTGACCACGTTCAAGCCGTACGGCGAGTCGGGCATCGAGCTGGGCGACTGGATCCCCCACATCGCCGGCATCGCAGACGACATCTGCGTCGTGCGTTCGATGCAGACCGACTTCATCAACCACGCCCCTGCCCTCACGTTCATGCTCACCGGCAGCCAGCTCCCGGGCCGGCCCAGCCTGGGCGCCTGGTCGAGCTTCGGCCTCGGCACGCTCAACGCAAACCTTCCGGAGTTCGCCGTGCTGGTCAGCAAGACGGGCAACTCCGGCGACCAACCCCTGTACGACTACTACTGGGGCGCCGGCTTCTTGCCCTCCAGGCACCAAGCGGCCAAGCTCCGCGGCGGCGCCGAACCGGTGCTCTACCTCAAGAACCCCGCCGGCATCGACCGCCAGACCCGCCGGCTCCAGCTCGACGCCCTGGCCGAGCTGAACCAGCACAAGCACGACGCCTGGAGCGACCCAGAGATCACGACCCGGATCGCCCAGTACGAGATGGCCTACAAGATGCAGCGGTCCGTCCCGGAGCTGGCCGACCTCTCCCAGGAGCCTCAGTCCACCTTCGACCTGTACGGCGAAGAGGCCAAGGAGCCCGGCACGTACGCCTTCAACTGCTTGATGGCCCGCCGCATGGTGGAACGCGACGTCCGCTTCGTGCAGGTCTTCCTCGGAGACTGGGACCACCACGTCAAGATGCGGACCCGCTCGCCCGCCCGAGCGGCTACCTCCGACCGGCCCTCGGCCGCCCTGGTGAGAGACCTCAAGCAACGCGGCATGCTCGACGACACCCTGGTGGTCTGGGCCGGTGAGTTCGGGCGCGGCGTCACGGCTCAGACGAAGTCGTCCGACCCGCTCTCGGACCCCAATGTAGGCCGCGACCACCACCCCCGCTGCTTCTCGCTGTGGATGGCCGGCGGCGGGCTCAAGCGGGGACACGTGCACGGCGCCACCGACGACTACTGCTACAACGTGGTGGAAAACCCGGTGCACATCCACGACCTGCAGGCCACCATCCTCCGCCTGATGGGGGTCGACCACGAGCGGCTCACCTACCGCTTCATGGGACGCGACTTCCGCCTGACCGACGTCCACGGCCGCGTGGTGCACGACATCATCGCTTGA
- a CDS encoding FecR domain-containing protein, with the protein MAQSMEERALFDQVHEALTQALLTGSPEEGIAKLESLLASNPKAQQVYLRYVTQTDILRLWGASNANRSSAIGSDVDPEVMLELLEEAERIEQRAREEREARTLALQNAAQSLHLAESSSPSAPRSRSTWAVSVAAWSTAALLLLMLRFVVLPKEPGGLPIAAARRPVATISDSVDAQWFAVGDADEPTAPGGANAPLRPGRQDPQPSGAGARIKSGRYKLTAGLVQLRLDSGAHAILEAPLEIDLQGKNRVRLVQGKLVGRVPPEASGFTVETSLATIVDLGTEFGVEASPKIDELHVHVFEGGVTVASRSEAGGADQAGEPLSLSAGQAAFVASNRAAVIGQIDQDRFMRRLPTTIQYVGVVEGEGMHLRSPALSKPLDVDGDDVFGSAGYYFFNVREVVDRKGYAPAYEKMLFEKPGFLRGSPEFPDGLAASRGVFSVGGRQEYLDMVDPRAPDNGGSGAVKSGVLTYPADEGNPQDAAPGSEIEICSLALGDDLPPTGFRLGVFTDNADLPETVPAEIRIRINGVEASVATESKDLDGDLYLFDIGRPQQGDVIEIDLRVQGKYASIGGVTFDVP; encoded by the coding sequence ATGGCGCAGTCAATGGAGGAAAGAGCGCTCTTCGATCAGGTGCACGAGGCGCTAACCCAGGCCCTGTTGACGGGTTCTCCCGAGGAAGGGATCGCGAAGCTCGAGTCCCTGCTCGCGTCCAACCCGAAGGCTCAACAGGTCTACCTTCGCTACGTCACGCAGACAGACATCCTGCGCCTATGGGGCGCGAGCAACGCGAATCGAAGCAGCGCGATCGGGTCGGACGTCGACCCAGAAGTCATGCTTGAGTTGCTCGAAGAAGCGGAGCGGATCGAGCAGCGCGCGCGCGAAGAAAGAGAAGCGCGTACGCTGGCGTTGCAGAACGCCGCGCAGTCGCTCCATCTTGCAGAATCATCAAGCCCCTCGGCGCCGCGTTCAAGATCGACCTGGGCGGTTTCCGTGGCGGCTTGGTCCACCGCGGCCCTGCTGCTGCTGATGCTGAGGTTTGTGGTTCTCCCCAAAGAGCCAGGGGGCCTGCCTATTGCGGCCGCCAGGCGGCCCGTGGCGACCATCAGTGATTCGGTCGACGCACAATGGTTTGCGGTTGGCGACGCAGACGAGCCGACAGCCCCCGGCGGGGCCAACGCCCCCCTTCGGCCCGGCAGGCAGGACCCCCAACCCTCCGGCGCCGGGGCGCGGATCAAGTCGGGGCGTTACAAGTTGACGGCCGGGCTGGTGCAGCTCCGGTTGGACAGCGGCGCGCACGCGATCTTGGAGGCCCCGCTGGAAATCGACTTGCAGGGCAAGAATCGCGTTCGGCTGGTGCAGGGGAAGCTGGTCGGGAGGGTTCCACCCGAGGCCTCCGGTTTCACGGTAGAGACCTCGCTCGCCACGATTGTCGACCTTGGCACCGAGTTCGGCGTTGAGGCGTCGCCAAAGATTGACGAGCTCCATGTGCACGTGTTTGAAGGGGGGGTCACGGTCGCGTCGCGGAGTGAGGCGGGCGGAGCGGACCAGGCCGGTGAGCCCCTTAGCCTATCAGCGGGCCAAGCCGCTTTCGTCGCCAGCAACCGCGCCGCCGTGATCGGACAGATCGACCAAGACCGCTTCATGCGCCGGCTGCCGACGACCATTCAGTACGTGGGCGTCGTCGAGGGCGAGGGCATGCACCTGCGATCACCGGCTCTATCGAAACCGCTCGATGTAGACGGCGACGACGTTTTCGGATCAGCGGGGTACTATTTTTTCAATGTCCGAGAGGTCGTCGATCGGAAGGGTTACGCTCCGGCCTACGAGAAGATGCTGTTTGAGAAGCCAGGCTTCCTCCGCGGTAGCCCGGAGTTCCCCGACGGGCTTGCCGCGTCGCGAGGTGTTTTTTCCGTGGGGGGACGCCAAGAGTACTTGGACATGGTCGACCCGCGGGCGCCCGACAACGGGGGTTCTGGCGCCGTCAAATCGGGCGTGCTGACCTATCCCGCGGATGAAGGGAACCCGCAGGACGCAGCGCCTGGTTCTGAGATTGAGATCTGCAGTCTCGCCCTCGGCGACGACCTCCCCCCAACCGGGTTTCGGCTGGGCGTGTTTACGGACAACGCGGACCTGCCGGAAACGGTGCCTGCTGAGATCCGAATCCGCATCAATGGCGTCGAGGCGAGTGTCGCGACCGAGAGCAAGGACCTGGACGGAGACCTCTACCTCTTCGACATCGGCCGCCCCCAGCAGGGGGACGTCATCGAGATTGATTTGCGGGTGCAAGGAAAGTACGCGTCTATCGGGGGGGTTACGTTCGACGTCCCGTAG
- a CDS encoding sigma-70 family RNA polymerase sigma factor, which yields MSQPPGPADNATRFVSLLAGCERRLAAFVLSVVPNFADADELLQETKLRLWQQFDNYDPSKSFDTWARSIAYYQVLSYRKKLGREKLVFSTELLAALELSYSNCEKELDLYSQSLESCLKRLSKKSQALLARVYGGPTRMDEVARSCGMTLAAAQKALYRSRAALHECIVRRIQAEGKA from the coding sequence ATGTCGCAACCACCCGGGCCAGCCGACAACGCGACCCGTTTTGTTTCGTTGCTGGCGGGCTGTGAGCGTCGGCTCGCCGCGTTCGTGCTCTCGGTTGTGCCGAATTTCGCCGACGCCGACGAGCTGCTGCAAGAGACCAAGCTCCGCCTGTGGCAGCAGTTTGACAACTACGACCCCAGCAAGTCTTTCGATACCTGGGCAAGGAGCATCGCCTACTATCAGGTGTTGTCTTATCGAAAGAAGCTAGGGAGAGAGAAGCTCGTGTTCTCGACCGAGCTGCTCGCCGCGTTGGAGTTGAGTTACTCGAACTGCGAGAAGGAGCTGGACCTTTACTCTCAATCGCTCGAGTCTTGCTTGAAGCGCCTGAGCAAGAAGAGCCAAGCGCTGCTGGCCCGCGTCTACGGGGGTCCCACACGCATGGACGAGGTTGCAAGGTCGTGTGGCATGACGCTCGCCGCCGCACAAAAGGCCCTGTACCGGAGCCGCGCTGCGCTGCATGAATGTATCGTCCGACGTATCCAGGCTGAAGGCAAGGCATAG